A single Ignavibacteriales bacterium DNA region contains:
- a CDS encoding NAD(P)H-dependent glycerol-3-phosphate dehydrogenase yields the protein MKTAVLGAGAWGTTLAIVLHNNSHQVTLWEYKTDYAKILAETRSNPEYLPGIPLPVGMTISNNLLEAVADKELIVLAVPSQFLRSVMVQIPYEMIKKTILVSVSKGIEKGTLMTMSQMLHDVYKETDCNCIGVLSGPSHAEEVSVNIPTTVVAASADKETSRVIQHAFSNSYFRVYNTTDIIGVELGGAFKNVIAIGAGIIDGLKFGDNTKAAIMTRGIAEISRLGIAMGSRPETFAGLSGIGDLIVTCMSRHSRNRYVGEKIGSGMKLKEVLAGMNAVAEGVETSRSARMLAQKYEIDTPITREVYNILFEDKDPRQATFDLMTRDKKEE from the coding sequence ATGAAAACTGCGGTATTGGGTGCGGGAGCATGGGGAACAACATTAGCAATCGTGCTGCATAATAACAGCCACCAGGTCACGCTCTGGGAATACAAAACTGATTATGCAAAGATTCTGGCGGAAACCAGAAGCAATCCGGAATATCTGCCCGGTATTCCTCTTCCCGTGGGCATGACTATTTCGAACAATTTGCTCGAAGCAGTTGCTGATAAGGAATTGATTGTCCTTGCCGTCCCCTCACAGTTCCTTCGCAGTGTGATGGTACAGATACCTTATGAGATGATTAAAAAAACCATTCTGGTAAGTGTTTCGAAGGGTATTGAAAAGGGGACGCTGATGACTATGTCCCAGATGCTGCATGATGTATATAAAGAAACAGACTGCAACTGCATCGGAGTACTCTCGGGCCCGAGTCACGCGGAAGAAGTATCGGTAAATATCCCGACAACGGTTGTTGCGGCCTCAGCCGACAAGGAAACTTCACGCGTCATTCAGCATGCGTTTTCCAATTCTTATTTCCGTGTATATAACACAACCGATATCATCGGTGTTGAACTGGGCGGAGCGTTCAAAAACGTCATCGCCATCGGCGCCGGTATTATTGACGGCCTGAAGTTTGGAGACAATACTAAAGCCGCCATTATGACGCGCGGAATCGCGGAAATTTCACGTCTTGGCATTGCAATGGGGTCACGCCCGGAAACATTTGCCGGGCTCAGCGGAATCGGCGATCTCATTGTTACCTGCATGAGCCGGCACAGCCGTAACCGTTATGTTGGTGAAAAGATCGGCTCAGGCATGAAACTGAAGGAAGTCCTTGCCGGAATGAATGCGGTTGCCGAAGGAGTTGAGACAAGCAGAAGCGCACGCATGCTGGCTCAGAAATATGAAATTGATACCCCTATTACCAGAGAAGTATATAATATCCTCTTTGAAGATAAAGACCCCCGTCAGGCAACATTTGACCTGATGACCAGAGACAAAAAAGAGGAATAG
- the plsY gene encoding glycerol-3-phosphate 1-O-acyltransferase PlsY: MLLLLVIVILSYLVGSIPTGIIISRLVKGIDIREHGSGNMGGTNVFRVLGWKFGLLVLLIDALKGVIAVVFIARLPMEVFPFTNATPFDDFTLVQLIAGSAAMLGHVFTVFAGFKGGKGVATGLGILAAVTTVDLLIGIGLFIIIVSIWRYVSLGSMIGALSIPVTLIIRENLFDAHIEGYWTLLPFLIVISLFVVFTHRKNISRLISGTENKISFSGKSSS; this comes from the coding sequence ATGTTGCTTTTGCTCGTTATCGTAATCTTGTCGTACCTTGTCGGGTCGATCCCTACCGGTATCATTATCAGCCGTCTGGTAAAAGGTATTGATATCCGGGAACATGGAAGCGGAAACATGGGAGGCACCAATGTCTTCCGCGTGCTTGGCTGGAAGTTTGGCCTTCTGGTACTTCTTATTGATGCATTAAAAGGGGTGATTGCCGTGGTCTTTATTGCCCGGCTTCCAATGGAGGTTTTCCCTTTTACCAATGCAACCCCGTTTGATGATTTCACTCTGGTTCAGTTAATTGCCGGAAGCGCAGCTATGCTCGGTCACGTCTTTACGGTATTTGCAGGGTTTAAGGGAGGCAAAGGTGTTGCAACCGGACTTGGCATTCTTGCCGCGGTCACCACTGTTGATCTCCTTATCGGCATCGGCCTCTTTATTATTATAGTTTCTATCTGGCGTTATGTTTCACTCGGTTCCATGATCGGAGCGCTCAGTATTCCGGTAACACTCATTATCCGCGAAAACTTGTTTGATGCACATATTGAAGGATACTGGACGCTGCTACCGTTTCTCATTGTTATTTCCCTTTTTGTGGTTTTCACCCACAGAAAAAATATATCACGTCTGATCAGCGGTACAGAAAATAAAATCTCCTTCTCAGGAAAGTCCTCATCCTGA
- a CDS encoding IS3 family transposase codes for MKEDNTIPVSKLCQFYQISRQYYYQERVREMQDNQQEQVVKELIQMIRRELPLLGGKKCNAFLREMIQQAGIKLGRDRFLEIYEKYGFKLHRKLKYIRTTNSKHHFYKHKNLIQDFQITAPNQVMGSDITYIRLGDGRYLYLFLIMDLYSRKIVGYDLSRSLGVEGGIRALQMALSNGASYLYHHSDRGIQYCSNEYTKLLESRGILISMSEKGNPYENAKVERLNGIIKHEFGLAEVLGGEELARKMLEQAVKNYNTLRPHLSLGYKTPEQVHATA; via the coding sequence ATGAAAGAGGATAACACGATTCCTGTTAGCAAGCTTTGCCAGTTTTACCAGATAAGCCGGCAATATTACTATCAGGAACGGGTGCGGGAAATGCAGGACAACCAACAGGAACAGGTAGTCAAGGAACTCATTCAGATGATCAGAAGAGAGCTTCCACTGCTTGGCGGAAAGAAATGCAATGCTTTTCTGAGAGAGATGATTCAGCAGGCAGGCATTAAATTAGGCCGGGATCGGTTTCTTGAGATTTATGAAAAATATGGGTTTAAGCTGCACAGAAAGCTTAAATATATTCGTACAACCAACTCAAAACACCATTTTTACAAGCATAAGAACCTGATTCAGGACTTTCAGATAACAGCTCCGAACCAGGTCATGGGAAGTGATATAACCTATATCCGCCTCGGAGACGGAAGATATCTGTACCTGTTTCTGATCATGGATTTATATTCCCGAAAGATTGTAGGATATGACTTAAGCCGGTCACTGGGAGTAGAGGGAGGCATTCGTGCCCTTCAGATGGCTTTAAGCAACGGAGCCAGTTATCTGTATCATCATTCTGACCGGGGGATACAGTACTGCTCAAATGAATATACCAAACTGCTGGAATCCAGGGGAATCCTGATCAGTATGAGTGAGAAAGGAAACCCGTATGAGAATGCAAAGGTTGAGAGACTAAACGGGATTATCAAGCATGAGTTTGGCTTAGCAGAAGTACTGGGAGGAGAGGAACTAGCCAGGAAAATGTTAGAGCAGGCAGTAAAGAATTATAACACCCTCAGACCGCATTTAAGTCTGGGATATAAAACACCGGAGCAGGTTCATGCAACAGCTTGA
- a CDS encoding glycosyl transferase: protein MRYNFCTLFDSNYLTRGLAMHRSLLETGADFHLYVFAFDDRTAAILKELQPEHMTVITLAEFEDEDLLRVKPERTIAEYCWTSTSSTILYCIRRFNLDQCTYLDADLYFYSSPAVIFEELGEQSVLITEHRYSPQYNKALKSGKYCVQFVTFRNNQDGMAALQWWRDRCIEWCYNRYEDGKFGDQLYLEDWPRRFNGVHELQHLGGGLAAWNVQQYTFTKAGSAISGREITSGKNFPVIFYHFHYLRYYEDDQVELGRRTLVPEVIEIFYKPYIQKLESIKQEITARFPGFDPNGARPRPSGLKEFLVTLWRKAAGVYHIYPLQHFL, encoded by the coding sequence ATGCGGTATAATTTCTGCACCCTGTTTGATTCCAATTACCTGACCCGGGGGCTGGCGATGCACCGCTCGCTGCTGGAGACCGGGGCAGATTTCCATCTCTACGTTTTTGCCTTTGATGACCGGACAGCAGCGATTCTGAAAGAACTTCAGCCAGAGCATATGACGGTTATCACACTTGCGGAATTTGAAGATGAAGACTTGCTGCGTGTAAAGCCGGAGCGGACAATTGCTGAGTACTGCTGGACTTCCACTTCCTCCACCATCCTCTACTGCATACGCCGGTTTAATCTTGACCAGTGCACCTATCTGGATGCTGATCTTTATTTTTATTCCTCCCCGGCGGTGATTTTTGAAGAACTGGGGGAGCAGTCAGTCCTTATCACCGAACACCGGTACTCGCCTCAGTATAACAAGGCTCTCAAAAGCGGAAAGTATTGTGTGCAGTTTGTTACGTTCAGGAATAATCAGGACGGCATGGCGGCCCTTCAGTGGTGGCGCGACCGCTGCATTGAGTGGTGCTATAACCGCTATGAGGATGGAAAATTCGGCGATCAGTTATATCTTGAAGACTGGCCCCGGCGCTTTAATGGCGTGCATGAACTGCAGCACCTGGGGGGCGGACTTGCCGCCTGGAATGTGCAGCAATATACATTCACCAAAGCCGGCAGCGCAATAAGCGGAAGGGAGATCACATCAGGGAAAAACTTCCCCGTGATATTTTACCATTTTCACTATCTCCGTTATTATGAAGATGATCAGGTGGAGCTGGGCAGAAGAACCCTTGTTCCGGAAGTAATAGAAATCTTTTACAAGCCGTATATACAGAAACTGGAAAGCATAAAACAGGAGATAACTGCCCGCTTTCCGGGATTTGACCCGAACGGAGCCCGGCCCCGCCCTTCCGGTCTGAAAGAATTTTTAGTAACCCTCTGGCGCAAGGCAGCCGGGGTATATCATATTTATCCATTGCAACATTTTCTCTGA
- a CDS encoding FdtA/QdtA family cupin domain-containing protein: MAHIINLTTRSDKRGNLTVIEKEIPFSIKRIFYIYGVDDSVRGGHRHKETVQAAICIHGSCIVSNDNGKEKQDFLLDHPNKCLILEREDYHTMHHFTPDAVLLVLASTPFDPADYIYEPYR, translated from the coding sequence ATGGCCCATATTATTAATCTGACTACCCGTAGTGACAAGCGGGGCAACCTGACTGTGATTGAGAAAGAAATTCCTTTTTCCATCAAACGGATATTTTATATATACGGAGTTGATGATTCCGTCCGCGGAGGGCACCGCCACAAGGAAACCGTGCAGGCGGCAATCTGCATTCACGGCTCCTGCATTGTCTCGAATGATAACGGAAAAGAAAAACAGGACTTCCTGCTCGACCACCCCAATAAATGCCTGATCTTAGAGCGGGAAGATTACCACACCATGCACCACTTTACCCCCGATGCGGTGCTGCTGGTGCTGGCCTCAACTCCGTTTGATCCTGCTGACTATATCTATGAGCCGTACCGATGA
- a CDS encoding DegT/DnrJ/EryC1/StrS family aminotransferase, producing MIDYENLAKLNRPFFDEMKQSFNDTLEGGWYILGGRVKKFEEEYAAFHGMKHCIGVNSGLDAMVLALKAFGFPEGSEVIVPSNTYIATILAVMQAGLKPVMAEPDIRTYNISPAEIEKKITKKTAAVLPVHLYGKSCDMKSILELKEKYGFKLVEDCAQSHDAKQYGRLTGTFGEYGAFSFYPTKNLGAIGDSGAILTNDDDLALAVRRLRNYGSDVKYYNEVQGYNSRLDDVQAGLLSVKLKHLKEITAHKQKLADLYHHHLSDAFIKPVREEGYEDVFHIYNIRHPERDRLKQYLLERGIKTEIHYPVAPHHQKAMKGVFEGSYPISEEIHATTLSLPVSFCHTEEEIMQVIEALNKFI from the coding sequence ATGATTGACTACGAAAATCTGGCGAAACTGAACCGCCCCTTCTTTGATGAGATGAAACAGAGCTTTAACGACACTCTTGAAGGGGGATGGTATATCCTGGGTGGGCGAGTAAAAAAATTTGAAGAGGAATATGCTGCCTTCCACGGCATGAAACACTGCATCGGGGTGAACTCCGGACTTGATGCCATGGTGCTTGCTCTTAAGGCATTCGGCTTTCCGGAGGGTTCGGAAGTGATTGTTCCTTCCAACACCTATATAGCAACCATACTCGCGGTGATGCAGGCGGGGCTGAAGCCGGTAATGGCTGAGCCGGACATCCGCACATATAATATATCTCCTGCGGAAATTGAAAAGAAGATAACGAAGAAAACCGCGGCAGTGCTTCCGGTGCATCTTTACGGCAAGTCATGTGATATGAAGTCCATCCTTGAACTCAAGGAAAAATATGGGTTTAAACTGGTTGAAGACTGCGCTCAGAGCCATGACGCAAAGCAGTATGGCAGACTGACGGGTACCTTTGGCGAGTACGGCGCATTTAGTTTTTATCCGACAAAGAATCTCGGAGCTATTGGGGACTCAGGCGCTATTCTGACCAATGATGATGATCTTGCTCTTGCAGTCCGCCGCCTGCGCAACTATGGCAGCGATGTGAAGTATTATAATGAGGTGCAGGGCTATAACAGCCGTCTTGATGATGTTCAGGCGGGATTGCTCTCCGTCAAACTTAAGCATCTGAAAGAGATCACCGCGCATAAGCAGAAGCTGGCAGATCTCTACCATCATCATCTTAGTGATGCATTTATCAAACCGGTGCGGGAAGAAGGTTATGAGGATGTGTTTCATATATATAACATCCGCCATCCGGAGCGGGACCGGCTGAAGCAGTATCTGCTTGAGAGAGGCATAAAGACAGAAATCCATTATCCGGTAGCGCCCCATCATCAGAAAGCGATGAAGGGAGTCTTTGAAGGAAGCTATCCCATATCGGAAGAGATACATGCAACCACGCTTAGTCTGCCGGTATCCTTCTGCCATACGGAAGAAGAGATCATGCAGGTGATTGAAGCATTAAACAAGTTCATATGA
- the hemW gene encoding radical SAM family heme chaperone HemW has translation MKTAGLYVHVPFCDHKCVYCDFYSIITTDNVSSYPQALFKEIEHYAEQFAESHDFVTIYFGGGTPSLMEPEYLESIINKLHKHFRISADAEVTMETNPGTVSKEKLIAFRKAGINRVSIGIQSFHEDELKFMTRIHSSEQAQKTVREAAEAGFANISADLIFNLPGQTKLKWKENLDTLFTLPVSHLSAYSLILERGTILNKLVLDKKVTLNDDDHDADLYEYTIDYITGKGFNQYEVSNFALPGYECIHNKLYWEYDDYLGLGTSAHSFMNDKRWWNISSLKLYLDAVREQGHPRAGSEVPDRQMQITEYIMLALRAGGLDISAFISRFGGTEYEIRRPELDLMQKEGFTILSAGKIKLTPKGYAMCDELLTKL, from the coding sequence TTGAAGACCGCCGGTCTGTATGTCCACGTTCCTTTCTGCGACCACAAATGTGTCTATTGTGATTTTTATTCAATTATCACAACGGACAATGTATCTTCCTATCCGCAGGCGCTGTTTAAGGAAATTGAACATTACGCGGAGCAGTTTGCTGAGTCACATGATTTTGTGACGATCTACTTCGGCGGGGGAACTCCCTCGCTGATGGAGCCGGAGTATCTGGAATCCATCATTAATAAGCTGCATAAACATTTCCGCATTTCGGCTGACGCGGAGGTGACGATGGAGACGAACCCCGGTACGGTTTCTAAAGAAAAGCTGATTGCGTTCCGCAAGGCGGGGATTAACCGGGTGAGCATAGGCATACAGTCGTTTCATGAAGATGAGCTGAAGTTCATGACGCGCATACACAGCTCTGAACAGGCACAGAAAACAGTTCGTGAGGCGGCTGAAGCAGGATTCGCCAATATCAGTGCTGATCTGATCTTTAATCTCCCCGGGCAGACAAAGCTGAAATGGAAGGAAAATCTGGATACACTGTTCACTCTTCCGGTTTCTCATCTTTCTGCATACAGTCTGATACTTGAGCGGGGCACCATACTTAATAAATTAGTGCTCGATAAAAAAGTTACGCTTAATGATGATGATCATGATGCTGACCTGTATGAATACACGATTGATTATATTACAGGTAAAGGATTCAATCAGTATGAAGTTTCTAACTTCGCTCTGCCGGGATATGAGTGTATTCACAATAAACTTTATTGGGAGTATGATGACTATCTCGGACTGGGAACCTCAGCGCATTCTTTTATGAACGACAAGAGGTGGTGGAATATCTCCAGTTTAAAGCTGTATCTGGATGCGGTGCGTGAACAGGGGCATCCGCGTGCGGGCTCTGAAGTACCGGATCGTCAGATGCAGATTACCGAGTATATCATGCTTGCACTGCGCGCAGGCGGACTTGATATATCAGCCTTCATCAGCCGTTTTGGCGGGACGGAGTATGAGATCCGCCGGCCTGAGCTCGACCTGATGCAAAAAGAAGGATTCACCATTCTTTCGGCAGGGAAAATAAAACTCACACCGAAAGGATACGCGATGTGCGATGAACTGCTGACTAAATTATGA
- a CDS encoding methyltransferase domain-containing protein — protein MFDYPEGNDNRKYDYTGHEVLERREFPVIMEMVRQGSSVCDLGCGNGTLMVKLRDELGCKVNGMELAGSGVEVCRKKRLEVLQGSIDQTLPWGDKEFDYAVCNVTLQMVERPEKLLEEMERIAKYSIISFPNFGYWRNRIEMLLNGKMPRKMLFGYNWYSTGHIHQLGLADFLEYISGRPGASVEKIVPAPTESVFADSLGAVFPSLFAYIPVILIRNEEK, from the coding sequence ATGTTTGATTATCCCGAAGGCAACGACAACCGCAAATATGACTATACCGGTCATGAGGTGCTTGAGCGCAGGGAATTTCCTGTGATCATGGAAATGGTGCGCCAGGGCTCATCAGTCTGCGATCTTGGCTGCGGCAACGGTACGCTGATGGTTAAGCTTCGTGATGAACTCGGCTGCAAAGTAAATGGTATGGAACTTGCCGGAAGCGGAGTAGAAGTGTGCCGTAAAAAGAGGCTTGAGGTTCTTCAGGGTTCTATTGATCAAACTCTGCCATGGGGAGATAAGGAATTCGACTATGCTGTCTGCAATGTAACGCTGCAGATGGTTGAGCGTCCGGAAAAACTCCTTGAGGAAATGGAGCGCATTGCAAAGTATTCCATTATCAGTTTTCCCAACTTTGGCTATTGGCGCAACCGGATTGAGATGCTTCTGAACGGCAAGATGCCGCGAAAGATGCTCTTCGGATACAACTGGTACAGCACCGGTCACATCCATCAGCTCGGCCTGGCTGATTTTCTGGAATATATATCCGGCCGGCCGGGTGCAAGCGTTGAAAAAATTGTACCTGCTCCAACGGAGAGTGTTTTTGCAGATTCCCTTGGGGCAGTGTTCCCTTCTCTCTTTGCGTATATACCCGTCATCCTTATCAGAAACGAAGAGAAGTGA
- a CDS encoding class I SAM-dependent methyltransferase produces MLKKLIQSQYFNPGPLGIIVNPFYIARRSLYLGIRELGSSVTGKTLDVGCATKPYENLFRSEIYHGLEIESTVHSEESKADFYYDGNVFPFRDGEYDSVVTNQVLEHVFNPDQFLSEINRVLKPGGTLLLTVPFVWDEHEQPYDYARYSSFGLKSLLEKHGFEILRLHKTVPDLRVLFQLLNGYLYKVSASKGFLIKQIVQYLLIFPLTLLSFIALILPRNPDFFLDQVVLARKR; encoded by the coding sequence ATGCTGAAGAAACTGATTCAGAGCCAGTATTTTAATCCGGGGCCGCTTGGCATTATCGTTAATCCCTTTTACATCGCCCGGCGTTCCCTCTATCTCGGCATCAGAGAACTGGGCAGCTCCGTAACGGGAAAAACACTTGATGTTGGCTGCGCTACCAAGCCATATGAAAATCTCTTCCGGTCAGAGATATATCACGGATTAGAGATTGAATCCACGGTGCACAGTGAGGAAAGCAAAGCTGATTTTTATTATGACGGCAATGTGTTTCCGTTCCGGGACGGTGAGTATGATTCCGTGGTGACAAATCAGGTTCTTGAGCATGTCTTTAACCCCGATCAGTTTCTGAGTGAGATAAACCGTGTGCTTAAACCGGGAGGCACATTACTTCTCACGGTGCCATTTGTGTGGGATGAGCATGAGCAGCCCTATGACTACGCACGCTATTCTTCATTCGGGCTGAAATCGCTTCTCGAAAAACATGGCTTTGAAATTCTCCGGCTGCATAAAACCGTACCCGATCTGCGTGTTCTCTTCCAGCTTCTGAACGGATACCTCTATAAAGTCTCCGCGTCAAAAGGATTTCTCATCAAGCAGATTGTCCAGTATCTTCTGATTTTCCCTCTTACGCTGCTCAGCTTCATTGCGCTTATCCTGCCGAGGAACCCAGATTTTTTCCTCGACCAGGTTGTGCTGGCACGGAAAAGGTAA
- a CDS encoding macrocin O-methyltransferase: MLLKLYFIRKIKGLFIRFRLHFLVNPFFSFFLNLIYLGRLSQWCRENMKLPFNDFYNGSVKYQDRIQLHEYLHKTHVANDAIDYLEFGVAEGLSFGWWLNWNTNPESRFYGFDTFTGLPEDFGVMKKPDYDTGGNFPKVNDSRASFVPGLFQESLEKFLPSYQSNRRKIIHMDADLYSSTLYVLTRLYPLLNNNDIIIFDEFGVPTHEFRAFTDFVHAYNFKYEILGAKNNFLQLAIVVKK, encoded by the coding sequence ATGCTGCTTAAGCTTTATTTCATACGCAAGATTAAGGGACTCTTCATCCGGTTCCGGCTGCATTTTCTTGTTAATCCGTTTTTTTCATTTTTTCTTAACCTGATTTATCTGGGCAGGCTGAGCCAGTGGTGCAGGGAAAATATGAAGCTGCCGTTTAATGATTTTTACAACGGTTCGGTTAAGTATCAGGACCGGATTCAGCTTCATGAGTATTTGCATAAAACTCATGTTGCCAATGACGCGATTGATTATCTTGAGTTCGGTGTTGCGGAGGGACTTTCGTTTGGCTGGTGGCTGAATTGGAACACTAATCCAGAATCAAGATTTTACGGATTTGACACCTTCACCGGACTGCCGGAAGATTTCGGTGTGATGAAAAAACCAGATTACGATACCGGAGGAAATTTCCCAAAAGTGAATGACTCACGTGCATCGTTTGTGCCGGGTTTGTTCCAGGAGTCATTAGAAAAGTTTTTGCCGTCATATCAGAGTAACCGGCGAAAAATCATTCACATGGATGCTGACCTTTATTCCTCAACGCTGTATGTACTTACACGATTATATCCTCTGCTGAACAACAATGATATCATCATCTTTGATGAGTTCGGAGTGCCGACACATGAATTCAGGGCATTCACTGATTTTGTTCATGCCTATAATTTTAAGTATGAAATCCTCGGAGCCAAGAATAATTTTCTGCAGCTTGCAATAGTTGTGAAAAAGTAG
- a CDS encoding CopG family transcriptional regulator, whose translation MKKKITYSEGEIGEVEVVRDFLPRPEDLVLKDDTVKVTINLSRSSLEFFKKIAKKNGSKYQKVIRNLLDSYSGHYGGKQNEE comes from the coding sequence ATGAAAAAGAAAATAACATACAGTGAAGGTGAAATCGGAGAGGTTGAGGTTGTACGCGACTTTCTCCCCCGTCCGGAAGACCTGGTCCTTAAAGATGACACCGTAAAGGTCACCATAAACCTCAGCCGGTCAAGTCTGGAATTCTTTAAGAAAATTGCTAAGAAGAACGGAAGCAAATATCAAAAGGTAATACGTAACCTGTTAGACAGCTATTCCGGGCATTACGGGGGAAAACAGAATGAAGAATGA
- a CDS encoding BrnT family toxin → MSQFEWDAEKNQLNQAKHGVSFEEAQLAFKDPKRIIARDLDHSRTEERFFCFGKTDGEILTVRFTYRSGTIRIFGAGYWRKGKQIYEKENNIQ, encoded by the coding sequence TTGTCACAGTTCGAATGGGATGCAGAAAAGAACCAGCTCAATCAGGCCAAACACGGAGTTTCGTTTGAGGAGGCACAGCTTGCATTCAAGGATCCTAAAAGAATTATTGCCCGGGATCTTGATCACAGCCGGACCGAGGAACGGTTCTTTTGTTTTGGTAAAACGGATGGAGAAATTTTAACCGTGCGGTTCACGTACCGCTCCGGCACAATAAGAATTTTTGGCGCCGGTTATTGGAGAAAAGGAAAACAGATTTATGAAAAAGAAAATAACATACAGTGA